A window from Festucalex cinctus isolate MCC-2025b chromosome 4, RoL_Fcin_1.0, whole genome shotgun sequence encodes these proteins:
- the ap3s2 gene encoding AP-3 complex subunit sigma-2 — MIKAILIFNNHGKPRLIRFYQYFAEDMQQQIIRETFHLVSKRDDNVCNFLEGGSLIGGSDYKLIYRHYATLYFVFCVDSSESELGILDLIQVFVETLDKCFENVCELDLIFHMDKVHYILQEVVMGGMVLETNMNEIVAQVELQNRMEKSEGGLSAAPARAVSAVKNMNLPEIPRNINIGDINIKVPSLSPF; from the exons ATGATTAAAgctatattgatatttaacaaCCATGGAAAGCCACGGCTCATCAGATTTTACCAATATTTC GCAGAGGACATGCAGCAGCAGATCATTCGGGAGACGTTTCATTTGGTGTCAAAGCGGGATGACAACGTTTGTAACTTCTTGGAGGGAGGAAG TCTTATCGGCGGGTCCGACTACAAGCTGATCTACCGCCACTATGCCACGCTCTACTTCGTCTTCTGTGTGGACTCGTCAGAGAGCGAGCTTGGCATTTTGGACCTCATCCAG GTGTTTGTGGAAACGCTAGATAAATGCTTTGAGAACGTCTGTGAACTGGACCTCATATTCCACATGGACAAG GTCCACTACATCCTGCAGGAGGTGGTCATGGGCGGCATGGTGCTGGAGACAAACATGAACGAGATCGTGGCCCAGGTGGAGCTGCAGAACCGCATGGAAAAGTCGGAG GGGGGTTTGTCTGCGGCGCCCGCTCGCGCCGTCTCCGCCGTGAAGAACATGAACCTGCCCGAGATCCCGCGCAACATCAACATTGGAGACATCAACATCAAAGTGCCCAGCCTTTCTCCGTTCTGA